The Populus alba chromosome 6, ASM523922v2, whole genome shotgun sequence genome contains a region encoding:
- the LOC118032597 gene encoding probable glycosyltransferase At5g20260 isoform X1, which translates to MATFLSSPINCRLQSAFLSTLLLVCLSPFYQPISISSRLSSFYTPNFQPNPSTILLPPPPNTTLGVGQDAQITWKIKVSPFDERLRPSPSPVLLAAQNITKIKTGFERIEDGLARARDAILRAIRSRNSSSYKKGSYIPRGVIYRNQYAFHQSHTEMEKRFKIWVYKDGELPVLHGGPVNNIYSVEGQFLDEIERGKSHFIARHPDEAHAFLLPLSVAYIMHYVYKPRVTFSRHQLQTLVTDYVRVIADKYSYWNRTNGADHFSISCHDWGPDISRANPELFKYFIRALCNANTSEGFQPRRDVSVPEIFLHVGKLGLPREGAQPPSKRPILAFFAGGAHGRIRKVLLKRWKDKDDEIQVHEYVTQRKKNNNLYFKLMGQSKFCLCPSGHEVASPRVVTAIQLGCVPVIISDNYSLPFSDVLDWSKFSVDIPSEKIQGIKTILKGISHKRYLTMQRRVIQAQRHFTLNRPAKPYDMIHMILHSIWLRRLNHRMP; encoded by the exons aTGGCAACTTTTCTTAGCTCTCCCATAAATTGTCGACTGCAATCAGCTTTTCTTTCCACTTTGCTTCTCGTCTGCTTATCTCCCTTTTACCAGCCTATCAGTATTTCCAGCCGCTTGTCTTCTTTTTATACGCCTAATTTTCAACCTAATCCATCAACAATTCtgctaccaccaccaccaaacaCCACTCTTGGTGTTGGCCAGGATGCGCAAATCACTTGGAAGATCAAAGTAAGCCCATTTGATGAAAGGCTCCGACCGTCACCTTCACCTGTTCTATTGGCAGCACAGAATATTACC AAAATCAAGACGGGTTTTGAGAGAATTGAAGATGGTTTAGCGAGAGCAAGAGATGCCATTTTGAGAGCAATTCGGTCAAGGAACTCTTCATCATACAAGAAGGGAAGTTACATACCCAGAGGAGTCATCTACAGAAATCAATATGCTTTTCATCA GAGTCACACAGAGATGGAGAAAAGATTCAAGATATGGGTTTATAAGGATGGAGAACTACCTGTTCTCCATGGTGGACCAGTAAACAACATCTATAGCGTTGAAGGTCAATTTCTTGATGAAATAGAGAGGGGCAAAAGCCACTTTATTGCTCGCCATCCTGACGAAGCACATGCATTTCTTCTCCCTTTAAGTGTGGCCTATATCATGCACTATGTCTATAAACCTCGCGTGACCTTCTCTCGCCATCAACTACAAACCTTGGTCACAGATTATGTTCGTGTTATAGCTGATAAGTACTCTTACTGGAACAGAACCAATGGAGCTGACCATTTCTCAATTTCTTGCCATGATTGG GGGCCAGATATCTCAAGAGCCAATCCTGAACTCTTCAAGTATTTTATTAGAGCTCTTTGCAATGCAAATACATCAGAAGGGTTCCAGCCCCGAAGAGATGTCTCGGTGCCAGAAATCTTCCTTCATGTTGGCAAGCTTGGACTGCCGCGTGAAGGCGCCCAGCCCCCAAGTAAGCGTCCAATCCTTGCCTTTTTCGCCGGCGGAGCTCATGGTCGCATAAGGAAGGTCTTGTTAAAACGGTGGAAAGAcaaggatgatgagattcaagTCCACGAGTACGTTActcaaaggaagaaaaataataatctttacttcaaattaatggGCCAAAGCAAGTTTTGTTTGTGCCCAAGTGGGCATGAAGTAGCGAGTCCTAGAGTGGTAACGGCGATTCAATTGGGGTGTGTTCCTGTGATCATTTCCGATAACTATTCATTGCCATTTAGTGATGTTCTTGACTGGAGCAAGTTCTCCGTAGACATTCCGTCGGAGAAGATACAGggaatcaaaacaattttaaaagggATTTCGCATAAAAGATACCTTACAATGCAGAGAAGAGTGATCCAAGCACAGAGACATTTTACGTTGAATCGACCGGCAAAGCCATATGATATGATTCATATGATACTCCATTCGATATGGTTAAGGAGGCTTAATCATAGGATGCCATAG
- the LOC118032597 gene encoding probable glycosyltransferase At5g20260 isoform X2, whose protein sequence is MLFIKMEKRFKIWVYKDGELPVLHGGPVNNIYSVEGQFLDEIERGKSHFIARHPDEAHAFLLPLSVAYIMHYVYKPRVTFSRHQLQTLVTDYVRVIADKYSYWNRTNGADHFSISCHDWGPDISRANPELFKYFIRALCNANTSEGFQPRRDVSVPEIFLHVGKLGLPREGAQPPSKRPILAFFAGGAHGRIRKVLLKRWKDKDDEIQVHEYVTQRKKNNNLYFKLMGQSKFCLCPSGHEVASPRVVTAIQLGCVPVIISDNYSLPFSDVLDWSKFSVDIPSEKIQGIKTILKGISHKRYLTMQRRVIQAQRHFTLNRPAKPYDMIHMILHSIWLRRLNHRMP, encoded by the exons ATGCTTTTCATCA AGATGGAGAAAAGATTCAAGATATGGGTTTATAAGGATGGAGAACTACCTGTTCTCCATGGTGGACCAGTAAACAACATCTATAGCGTTGAAGGTCAATTTCTTGATGAAATAGAGAGGGGCAAAAGCCACTTTATTGCTCGCCATCCTGACGAAGCACATGCATTTCTTCTCCCTTTAAGTGTGGCCTATATCATGCACTATGTCTATAAACCTCGCGTGACCTTCTCTCGCCATCAACTACAAACCTTGGTCACAGATTATGTTCGTGTTATAGCTGATAAGTACTCTTACTGGAACAGAACCAATGGAGCTGACCATTTCTCAATTTCTTGCCATGATTGG GGGCCAGATATCTCAAGAGCCAATCCTGAACTCTTCAAGTATTTTATTAGAGCTCTTTGCAATGCAAATACATCAGAAGGGTTCCAGCCCCGAAGAGATGTCTCGGTGCCAGAAATCTTCCTTCATGTTGGCAAGCTTGGACTGCCGCGTGAAGGCGCCCAGCCCCCAAGTAAGCGTCCAATCCTTGCCTTTTTCGCCGGCGGAGCTCATGGTCGCATAAGGAAGGTCTTGTTAAAACGGTGGAAAGAcaaggatgatgagattcaagTCCACGAGTACGTTActcaaaggaagaaaaataataatctttacttcaaattaatggGCCAAAGCAAGTTTTGTTTGTGCCCAAGTGGGCATGAAGTAGCGAGTCCTAGAGTGGTAACGGCGATTCAATTGGGGTGTGTTCCTGTGATCATTTCCGATAACTATTCATTGCCATTTAGTGATGTTCTTGACTGGAGCAAGTTCTCCGTAGACATTCCGTCGGAGAAGATACAGggaatcaaaacaattttaaaagggATTTCGCATAAAAGATACCTTACAATGCAGAGAAGAGTGATCCAAGCACAGAGACATTTTACGTTGAATCGACCGGCAAAGCCATATGATATGATTCATATGATACTCCATTCGATATGGTTAAGGAGGCTTAATCATAGGATGCCATAG
- the LOC118032596 gene encoding uncharacterized protein isoform X1, whose product MDRHALHQPSSSSSIPATANTVWADASSLLEAACKDLRDGELIHGENFNLYAAMSALEIMDPKMDSGIVNRYCSFDEAIEDGVAPVPISSDKTTDVQCMIDIMDHLLTCEATWHKGHSLAQTVFSCAYLLRPERTSSHALLHSYCKVIRATCKAVITVVSDARTHEEEDLFTMAYGLPLSGDGDEKCLSLLNAVEENISRQLRACKAPSSKRKPLEDIEPLQTNSDLEEGYCKALLCRLRFRKHFFHVLTCMRRPQGRGLELARKHIASCISELGIILKSAEFLMSNAYGTCEDGTEDRTTASGHQAIGFDASLNSRISAPTPPRSIKILSWKKAIEYFEKLLHDLDIICSYPLDPSLEVLLRFVAQFQKAQPDLVARAHLQLLLVQDGKLYGRCPMFSLIIRAARLPEVFLHHDIQKNEYVVQLGQLVINMLKILCTNAAWQRRKLGKILQDWRVIYVQQIELAFRKEFGEGSSVSNGENASARILKHILIWVEEQTYWISHRFLVLGFELELYSPSEYCMVYWYLYVVLIRLAEKTHLKMTLSDGSAKQKGKKRKDSPKDLARDTRIPPAILFLQCQICLAEGLTLLLAALRNELMVLQSPSPFNSEHERFIQHFELLQKACIPDNISYPSFKESTSCARFSTLVMYNYFKDAQKIAKEVRNGFSNDPDRLAELRLLEQVAEHNSIALNVICQVGALDPSLKVSFEFIHHPCFATVVVKRS is encoded by the exons ATGGACCGTCACGCACTGCATCAACCCTCCTCTTCCTCATCAATTCCTGCAACTGCAAACACTGTCTGGGCTGACGCGTCTTCTCTCCTTGAAGCGGCTTGTAAAG ATTTACGCGATGGTGAGCTAATTCACGGTGAGAATTTCAATCTTTACGCTGCAATGTCTGCTTTAGAG aTAATGGACCCGAAGATGGATTCTGGTATCGTCAACAGGTACTGTTCTTTTGATGAAGCAATTGAAGACGGTGTGGCGCCTGTGCCTATTAGCTCTGACAAAACTACTGATGTTCAGTGCATGATTGACATCATGGACCATCTCTTGACATGTGAG GCAACATGGCACAAGGGTCACTCATTGGCACAAACTGTTTTTTCCTGCGCCTACCTTCTGAGACCAGAGAGGACATCATCACATGCCCTACTGCATTCTTATTGCAAAGTCATACGTGCAACATGCAAGGCAGTGATTACAGTTGTCTCAGATGCACGTACTCATGAA GAAGAGGATCTTTTTACAATGGCTTATGGCCTTCCCCTGAGTGGGGATGGAGATGAAAAGTGCTTGTCATTGTTAAATGCTGTTGAAGAGAATATTTCTCGCCAACTACGAGCTTGTAAAGCCCCTTCATCCAAAAGAAAACCGTTAGAGG ATATAGAGCCTTTACAAACTAATTCTGATCTGGAAGAAGGCTACTGCAAAGCATTGTTATGCCGCTTACGCTTTCGTAAG CACTTTTTCCATGTTTTAACCTGCATGAGGCGACCTCAAGGAAGAGGCCTAGAGTTGGCAAGAAAACATATAGCTTCCTGCATTTCAGAGCTGGGAATAATTCTTAAATCAGCAGAATTCCTAATGTCTAATGCCTATGGAACTTGTGAAGATGGTACAGAAGATAGAACAACTGCTTCTGGCCATCAAGCTATTGGGTTTGATGCTAGTTTAAACAGCAGAATTTCAGCCCCAACTCCACCACGATCAATTAAAATTCTTAGTTGGAAAAAG GCCATTGAGTATTTTGAAAAACTTCTTCATGATCTAGATATTATATGTTCATACCCGTTGGACCCTTCTTTGGAAGTTCTTTTGCGCTTTGTGGCTCAATTTCAAAAAGCACAGCCTGATTTGGTTGCAAGAGCACATCTCCAG CTTCTGTTGGTTCAAGATGGAAAACTCTACGGGCGGTGTCCTATGTTCTCTCTGATTATTAGAGCTGCACGTCTTCCTGAGGTCTTTCTGCACCATGATATTCAGAAGAATGAATATGTTGTACAGTTAGGACAG TTAGTGATCAATATGCTCAAAATTCTTTGCACAAATGCTGCATGGCAGAGGCGTAAACTTGGAAAGATTTTACAAGATTGGCGTGTTATCTATGTACAG CAGATAGAGCTTGCTTTCAGAAAGGAGTTTGGAGAAGGCTCTAGCGTTTCAAATGGCGAG aatgcatcaGCAAGAATATTAAAACACATCCTCATTTGGGTGGAGGAGCAAACTTATTGGATTTCCCATCGATTTCTCGTTCTGGGTTTCGAATTAGAGCTCTATTCTCCCAGTGAATATTGCATGGTGTATTGGTATTTGTATGTTGTTCTGATCAGGCTTGCAGAGAAAACACATCTGAAGATGACATTGAGCGATGGCAGTG CTaaacaaaagggaaagaaaagaaaggattcTCCAAAGGACCTGGCAAGAGACACTAGGATTCCTCCTGCAATCTTGTTTCTTCAATGCCAGATATGTCTTGCTGAAGGACTCACACTG CTGCTTGCTGCTTTGAGGAATGAGCTGATGGTTTTACAATCTCCCAGCCCATTTAATTCTGAACATGAG AGGTTTATACAGCATTTTGAACTTCTACAAAAAGCTTGTATCCCTGATAACATTTCATACCCTTCATTCAAGGAATCAACATCCTGCGCCCGCTTCTCT ACATTAGTTATGTATAATTATTTCAAGGATGCTCAGAAGATTGCAAAGGAGGTGAGGAATGGTTTTTCCAATGACCCAGACAGATTAGCTGAACTCCGCTTATTGGAGCAGGTTGCAGAACACAATAGTATTGCCCTAAATGTGATTTGCCAGGTCGGAGCTCTCGATCCGTCGCTCAAGGTTTCTTTTGAGTTCATCCACCATCCATGTTTTGCCACTGTTGTTGTCAAGAGATCTTGA
- the LOC118032596 gene encoding uncharacterized protein isoform X2, with translation MDRHALHQPSSSSSIPATANTVWADASSLLEAACKDLRDGELIHGENFNLYAAMSALEIMDPKMDSGIVNRYCSFDEAIEDGVAPVPISSDKTTDVQCMIDIMDHLLTCEATWHKGHSLAQTVFSCAYLLRPERTSSHALLHSYCKVIRATCKAVITVVSDARTHEEEDLFTMAYGLPLSGDGDEKCLSLLNAVEENISRQLRACKAPSSKRKPLEDIEPLQTNSDLEEGYCKALLCRLRFRKHFFHVLTCMRRPQGRGLELARKHIASCISELGIILKSAEFLMSNAYGTCEDGTEDRTTASGHQAIGFDASLNSRISAPTPPRSIKILSWKKAIEYFEKLLHDLDIICSYPLDPSLEVLLRFVAQFQKAQPDLVARAHLQLLLVQDGKLYGRCPMFSLIIRAARLPEVFLHHDIQKNEYVVQLGQLVINMLKILCTNAAWQRRKLGKILQDWRVIYVQIELAFRKEFGEGSSVSNGENASARILKHILIWVEEQTYWISHRFLVLGFELELYSPSEYCMVYWYLYVVLIRLAEKTHLKMTLSDGSAKQKGKKRKDSPKDLARDTRIPPAILFLQCQICLAEGLTLLLAALRNELMVLQSPSPFNSEHERFIQHFELLQKACIPDNISYPSFKESTSCARFSTLVMYNYFKDAQKIAKEVRNGFSNDPDRLAELRLLEQVAEHNSIALNVICQVGALDPSLKVSFEFIHHPCFATVVVKRS, from the exons ATGGACCGTCACGCACTGCATCAACCCTCCTCTTCCTCATCAATTCCTGCAACTGCAAACACTGTCTGGGCTGACGCGTCTTCTCTCCTTGAAGCGGCTTGTAAAG ATTTACGCGATGGTGAGCTAATTCACGGTGAGAATTTCAATCTTTACGCTGCAATGTCTGCTTTAGAG aTAATGGACCCGAAGATGGATTCTGGTATCGTCAACAGGTACTGTTCTTTTGATGAAGCAATTGAAGACGGTGTGGCGCCTGTGCCTATTAGCTCTGACAAAACTACTGATGTTCAGTGCATGATTGACATCATGGACCATCTCTTGACATGTGAG GCAACATGGCACAAGGGTCACTCATTGGCACAAACTGTTTTTTCCTGCGCCTACCTTCTGAGACCAGAGAGGACATCATCACATGCCCTACTGCATTCTTATTGCAAAGTCATACGTGCAACATGCAAGGCAGTGATTACAGTTGTCTCAGATGCACGTACTCATGAA GAAGAGGATCTTTTTACAATGGCTTATGGCCTTCCCCTGAGTGGGGATGGAGATGAAAAGTGCTTGTCATTGTTAAATGCTGTTGAAGAGAATATTTCTCGCCAACTACGAGCTTGTAAAGCCCCTTCATCCAAAAGAAAACCGTTAGAGG ATATAGAGCCTTTACAAACTAATTCTGATCTGGAAGAAGGCTACTGCAAAGCATTGTTATGCCGCTTACGCTTTCGTAAG CACTTTTTCCATGTTTTAACCTGCATGAGGCGACCTCAAGGAAGAGGCCTAGAGTTGGCAAGAAAACATATAGCTTCCTGCATTTCAGAGCTGGGAATAATTCTTAAATCAGCAGAATTCCTAATGTCTAATGCCTATGGAACTTGTGAAGATGGTACAGAAGATAGAACAACTGCTTCTGGCCATCAAGCTATTGGGTTTGATGCTAGTTTAAACAGCAGAATTTCAGCCCCAACTCCACCACGATCAATTAAAATTCTTAGTTGGAAAAAG GCCATTGAGTATTTTGAAAAACTTCTTCATGATCTAGATATTATATGTTCATACCCGTTGGACCCTTCTTTGGAAGTTCTTTTGCGCTTTGTGGCTCAATTTCAAAAAGCACAGCCTGATTTGGTTGCAAGAGCACATCTCCAG CTTCTGTTGGTTCAAGATGGAAAACTCTACGGGCGGTGTCCTATGTTCTCTCTGATTATTAGAGCTGCACGTCTTCCTGAGGTCTTTCTGCACCATGATATTCAGAAGAATGAATATGTTGTACAGTTAGGACAG TTAGTGATCAATATGCTCAAAATTCTTTGCACAAATGCTGCATGGCAGAGGCGTAAACTTGGAAAGATTTTACAAGATTGGCGTGTTATCTATGTACAG ATAGAGCTTGCTTTCAGAAAGGAGTTTGGAGAAGGCTCTAGCGTTTCAAATGGCGAG aatgcatcaGCAAGAATATTAAAACACATCCTCATTTGGGTGGAGGAGCAAACTTATTGGATTTCCCATCGATTTCTCGTTCTGGGTTTCGAATTAGAGCTCTATTCTCCCAGTGAATATTGCATGGTGTATTGGTATTTGTATGTTGTTCTGATCAGGCTTGCAGAGAAAACACATCTGAAGATGACATTGAGCGATGGCAGTG CTaaacaaaagggaaagaaaagaaaggattcTCCAAAGGACCTGGCAAGAGACACTAGGATTCCTCCTGCAATCTTGTTTCTTCAATGCCAGATATGTCTTGCTGAAGGACTCACACTG CTGCTTGCTGCTTTGAGGAATGAGCTGATGGTTTTACAATCTCCCAGCCCATTTAATTCTGAACATGAG AGGTTTATACAGCATTTTGAACTTCTACAAAAAGCTTGTATCCCTGATAACATTTCATACCCTTCATTCAAGGAATCAACATCCTGCGCCCGCTTCTCT ACATTAGTTATGTATAATTATTTCAAGGATGCTCAGAAGATTGCAAAGGAGGTGAGGAATGGTTTTTCCAATGACCCAGACAGATTAGCTGAACTCCGCTTATTGGAGCAGGTTGCAGAACACAATAGTATTGCCCTAAATGTGATTTGCCAGGTCGGAGCTCTCGATCCGTCGCTCAAGGTTTCTTTTGAGTTCATCCACCATCCATGTTTTGCCACTGTTGTTGTCAAGAGATCTTGA